From the Ignavibacteria bacterium genome, the window TCGAATTGGCAACACGAGTATCGTAGGTCAAAGTTTTTACACGAGTTCTTGACGAAAGAGATGAACCAGGCTCGTTGAATGCAATATGACCATCGGGACCGATTCCGCCGAGGAACAAATTAATTCCGCCGTATTTTTTAATTTTTGCTTCGTAATCGGTACATTCTTTCTCTAGGTCAGCAGCGTTTCCGTTCAGAATATTTACATTCTCTGCTGGGATATCAATGTGATTAAAGAAATTCGACCACATGAAGTAATGATAGCTTTCAGGATGATTTTCCGGAAGTCCAACATATTCATCCATATTAAACGTAACAACATTTTTAAATGATACCTTACCTTGTTGATGAAGCTCAATTAAATGCTGATATGTTCCAAGCGGTGATGAACCAGTTGGCAATCCGAGTATGAAGGGTTTCTTCGGAGTTGGATTGAACTCCTTAATTGTCTTTGCAATGTAATATGCTGTGAACTTACTTAAAGCTTGGTAGTTTTCGTGAATTAAGATTCTCATTTTTTAATTCCTATTATTTATTGATTAAATTATAACATTATTTTAGTGTCGGTTACAAAACTGCCGCTGCCTTCATCTTGAACAAGCAATGGATTGATATCAAGCTCTTTTATTTGTGGACAATCGACTGCCAATTGCGAAATTCTTTGAATGCAATTTACTATTGAATCGATATCTTTCTTCGTTCTTCCTCTTGCACCAGCGAGCAGATGATACGACTTAATTTCTCGAACCATTTCGTAAATATCTTCTTTAGAAGCTGGTACGACTTTGAATCTAACATCCTTCAACACTTCGACAAAAATTCCACCGAGTCCAAACATGACAACAGGACCGAATGTATAATCACGTTTCAATCCGATTATTACTTC encodes:
- a CDS encoding glucosamine-6-phosphate deaminase, with the translated sequence MRILIHENYQALSKFTAYYIAKTIKEFNPTPKKPFILGLPTGSSPLGTYQHLIELHQQGKVSFKNVVTFNMDEYVGLPENHPESYHYFMWSNFFNHIDIPAENVNILNGNAADLEKECTDYEAKIKKYGGINLFLGGIGPDGHIAFNEPGSSLSSRTRVKTLTYDTRVANSRFFDNDITKVPSTALTVGVGTVMDSDEVVIIISGYNKARALQMVVEEGVNHMWTVSALQIHKKGMIVCDDTATMELKVGTVKYFKDIEKDAINNLPEL